One Brassica oleracea var. oleracea cultivar TO1000 chromosome C7, BOL, whole genome shotgun sequence genomic window carries:
- the LOC106305368 gene encoding uncharacterized protein LOC106305368, which translates to MASNKHLPLLLLLVIATTSSTSLPSLAADQDKLVIKIIDAMISGGSFEDWSPAFLATNDEVHGQGLTSTLFLPKTPVEGINATSPLVAAYHIVPQLLHFYNISLMEPLSRIPTLLSGNSILVTNNSASGFTLDGVLVSEPDLFVSPSIVIHRIASPFNFSRYGGDYLY; encoded by the coding sequence ATGGCAAGCAACAAACACCTCCCTCTTCTCCTTCTCCTCGTCATCGCCACTACATCCTCAACTTCACTTCCCTCTCTTGCGGCGGATCAAGACAAACTCGTAATCAAAATCATAGACGCAATGATCTCCGGAGGAAGTTTCGAAGATTGGAGCCCAGCTTTCCTCGCAACAAACGACGAGGTACACGGTCAAGGTCTCACTTCAACCCTCTTCCTCCCCAAAACACCAGTCGAAGGAATCAACGCAACGTCACCGCTCGTAGCTGCTTACCACATCGTCCCACAGCTGCTTCACTTCTACAACATAAGCCTCATGGAGCCTCTCTCTCGCATCCCGACGCTTCTCTCTGGAAACTCCATCCTTGTAACCAACAACTCAGCTTCGGGTTTTACACTCGATGGCGTTCTTGTCTCGGAGCCAGATTTGTTCGTCTCTCCTTCCATTGTTATACATCGCATCGCTTCTCCCTTCAACTTCTCTCGTTACGGTGGCGACTATCTGTATTAA
- the LOC106305646 gene encoding LOW QUALITY PROTEIN: uncharacterized protein LOC106305646 (The sequence of the model RefSeq protein was modified relative to this genomic sequence to represent the inferred CDS: deleted 2 bases in 1 codon) has protein sequence MGFLYFWFRARPSNESEGGGENQAQAGQGSELDQQQQPAHQRQVVVRRFEIAFQLYIFLILKLADGSRQRLAVLVIFATIIYLYQTGALAPFVRWLSQGMHRAAVPPPPRPNRPADNDPPAAAAVPLNEDAAPEGQENGADNRNRANANENVDAAQQGNQWWGIVKEIQMIVFGFITSLLPGFHNIESNLFSFCTLLQQKQLRKNFNL, from the exons ATGGGTTTTTTATATTTTTGGTTCAGAGCTAGACCAAGTAATGAGAGTGAGGGTGGGGGA GAGAACCAAGCGCAAGCCGGGCAGGGTTCAGAGCTAGACCAACAGCAACAGCCTGCACATCAGAGGCAAGTGGTGGTACGGAGATTCGAGATCGCCTTCCAGCTTTACATTTTCCTTATACTCAAGCTTGCTGATGGATCGAGACAGAGGCTCGCTGTTCTTGTGATCTTCGCCACCATCATTTACTT ATACCAGACTGGAGCTCTTGCACCGTTTGTGCGATGGCTCTCACAAGGTATGCATAGAGCAGCAGTGCCACCGCCACCTCGGCCTAATCGACCTGCTGATAATGATCCTCCTGCAGCAGCTGCAGTGCCACTAAACGAAGATGCAGCTCCCG AGGGACAAGAGAATGGAGCTGACAACAGGAACAGAGCAAACGCAAACGAAAATGTGGATGCAGCACAACAAGGGAATCAATGGTGGGGGATAGTGAAAGAGATTCAGATGATTGTTTTCGGCTTCATAACATCACTACTCCCTGGCTTCCACAACATAGAGTCTAATCTTTTTTCTTTCTGCACACTTCTTCAACAGAAGCAACTCAGGAAGAATTTTAACCTTTAG